From the Daucus carota subsp. sativus chromosome 8, DH1 v3.0, whole genome shotgun sequence genome, one window contains:
- the LOC108199757 gene encoding triose phosphate/phosphate translocator, chloroplastic, whose protein sequence is MESRVLSGSATISGLPRLRPQASRLNATVTFAAATPNTAVSAGGNLLWGRQLRPAVLLETSPARNLKSVLASAASSSDSSGEAMAPVGFFQKYPALVTGFFFFMWYFLNVIFNILNKKIYNYFPYPYFVSVIHLAVGVVYCLGSWTVGLPKRAPIDADLLKLLIPVAVCHALGHVTSNISFAAVAVSFTHTIKALEPFFNAAASQFILGQSIPITLWLSLAPVVLGVSMASLTELSFNWLGFISAMISNISFTYRSIYSKKAMTDMDSTNLYAYISIIALIVCIPPALIIEGPVLLKTGFSDAIAKVGLTKFVTDLFWVGMFYHLYNQLATNTLERVAPLTHAVGNVLKRVFVIGFSIVVFGNKISTQTAIGTAIAIAGVAMYSFIKAGIEEKKRQAKAA, encoded by the exons ATGGAGTCACGAGTTCTCTCTGGTTCAGCCACAATCTCTGGGCTCCCACGGCTCAGGCCTCAAGCAAGTAGACTCAACGCCACCGTCACCTTCGCCGCCGCGACGCCGAACACGGCGGTGAGTGCCGGCGGGAACCTGTTATGGGGGAGGCAGCTTCGTCCGGCTGTGCTGCTTGAAACTTCTCCCGCAAGAAATCTCAAGTCAGTGCTTGCTAGCGCTGCTTCGTCTAGTGATTCCAGCGG GGAGGCTATGGCTCCGGTTGGGTTCTTCCAGAAGTATCCTGCACTTGTCactggcttctttttcttcatgtG GTATTTTCTCAATGTGATCTTCAACATACTGAACAAGAAGATCTACAATTACTTTCCTTATCCTTA CTTTGTGTCTGTTATTCATCTGGCTGTTGGTGTGGTGTACTGTTTGGGGAGCTGGACTGTGGGTCTACCTAAGAGGGCT CCTATTGATGCAGACCTCCTGAAGTTGCTTATCCCAGTTGCCGTATGCCATGCTTTAGGTCATGTGACCAGCAACATTTCATTTGCAGCAGTTGCTGTGTCGTTTACTCATACAATCAAAG CTCTGGAGCCTTTCTTTAATGCTGCTGCTTCTCAGTTCATACTTGGACAGTCAATTCCCATAACTCTTTGGTTATCACTGGCTCCTGTGGTACTTG GTGTGTCGATGGCATCACTGACGGAACTGTCCTTTAATTGGTTGGGCTTCATCAGTGCTATGATTTCGAACATTTCCTTCACTTACAGGAGCATATACTCAAAGAAAGCCATg ACTGACATGGACAGTACTAACTTGTACGCCTACATTTCCATCATCGCGCTCATTGTCTGTATACCACCGGCCCTTATT ATCGAAGGCCCTGTACTTCTTAAGACTGGTTTTTCAGATGCTATTGCTAAAGTAGGCCTTACAAAATTCGTCACAGATCTATTTTGGGTGGGAATGTTTTACCATCTCTACAATCAG TTGGCAACCAACACCCTCGAAAGGGTGGCACCCCTTACACATGCAGTTGGCAATGTGTTGAAACGTGTGTTTGTTATTGGCTTCTCAATTGTGGTGTTCG GTAACAAGATTTCGACACAAACAGCAATTGGAACAGCCATAGCAATTGCTGGAGTGGCAATGTACTCATTCATTAAGGCCGGGATCGAAGAAAAGAAACGA CAAGCGAAAGCAGCTTAA